From Acinetobacter sp. ASP199, the proteins below share one genomic window:
- a CDS encoding universal stress protein — protein sequence MKRVIACIDSSPCINALAEAAAWIAKQTHRELVLLQVLDYYPASYHLGEISGVIGFESNAMLLKELAELEQKQSELALDYSNNLLRHISDQIKEKHNINTIHIQEKGDFLEQSFQLLRPDDIVVIGRLGERSAEKNKPMGTNVENFIRGANCAVMTVGENFKPPTRFIFAYEYSPTCIQMMKRIAESDLLKQLQCHLLYVGDHAEILNEPLNYLKEAGLDVIFEYRYGDVAENILSYQQEQGIQLIVLGAFSHSKIHQFFLGSIATTIFRNSKVPLLVAK from the coding sequence ATGAAACGTGTCATTGCCTGCATTGATTCTTCTCCATGCATTAATGCCCTCGCAGAAGCGGCTGCATGGATTGCCAAGCAGACCCATCGTGAGCTGGTGTTATTACAAGTTTTGGATTATTACCCTGCAAGTTACCATTTGGGGGAAATCAGCGGCGTGATCGGTTTTGAAAGTAATGCCATGCTGCTGAAAGAACTGGCCGAACTTGAACAGAAACAAAGTGAATTGGCTTTAGACTATAGCAATAATCTGCTGCGACACATTTCTGACCAGATCAAAGAAAAACACAATATCAACACCATCCATATTCAGGAAAAAGGGGATTTCCTGGAACAAAGCTTTCAGTTACTCAGACCCGATGATATTGTCGTCATTGGACGTTTGGGTGAACGCTCGGCTGAGAAAAACAAGCCGATGGGCACCAATGTGGAAAACTTTATCCGTGGTGCCAATTGTGCGGTAATGACGGTGGGTGAAAACTTTAAGCCGCCGACACGTTTTATCTTTGCCTATGAATATTCACCAACCTGTATCCAGATGATGAAACGTATTGCGGAAAGTGATTTGCTGAAACAGCTGCAGTGTCACTTGCTCTATGTCGGAGATCATGCAGAAATCCTGAATGAACCACTGAATTATCTGAAAGAAGCTGGTCTGGATGTTATTTTCGAATACCGCTATGGCGACGTGGCAGAGAATATCCTGTCTTATCAGCAGGAGCAGGGAATTCAGTTGATTGTGCTCGGTGCCTTCAGTCACAGTAAGATTCATCAGTTCTTCCTGGGCAGTATTGCGACCACGATCTTCCGCAATTC